The genome window GATAAATGATTTTTACTCCTAGCTCAACAACCTTATATAAGTGAAATAAGAAGAGATAGTTCACAACTTCACAAAGTACAATATTCTACATCTATTCTAGCTAACAATTTCATTAACCTCTTCCACTTTACCTAGACCTTCGATCCATGTTTTCCTCACTCTACTTTCCATTTAAAATCTTGTGTTAGGTCTCATTTATTAAAAGGTAGTTTGAGCTCACATGTGAGAAGGAAAATTAGAATTCTGtgattatataattaaatttataatttttcaatagtttaaatttCTGGAAGAATCggtaatttaatattttatttgtcaaCTATAAAGATTCCTTTAAATTAacgtgaaaaaaaagaaaagaaagaatattgtTTGTGGCATTTCCATACATTGTTATTATTTGCTATGACATGGTAAAACAAACACACTATAGTAGAGGGGGATCAAACCCATGGTCTCTTGCCACCTTCAGGAATGGAATGCTATTTGGGTTACATTGATACCATTGACTATACTTATCAACTAGTTAAGTTTGAATCACTAAAAAGTGATTATAAAAATGCATTCCGAATTTCCCACACCATCAACGTGGATATTCTTGGTGCCAGGCTTTTCTTATTGGCAAGGACTTCGGAGCTTTACCAGCATACATGGTAGCAGCGGTCCATCCAGAAAGGGTGTCAGGCGTTATAACACTTGGTATTCCTTTCATGTTACCTAGTCCTTCTGCTGTCCAAAATCATCAACTTCCTCAAGGCTTCTACATAACTAGGTGGCAGGTAatatagattttgatttttgacacAAACATGAAACATAGTCATTTACTTGATAGCATTTTTCCTACTTTCTTATTTCCCCAGGCACTATAATGTTCAATTTAATAGTATTATTACTGGATCTTATGTAGGAGCCAGGGCGAGCAGAAGCTGACTTTGGCCGGTTTGATGCCAAAGCAGTGGTAAGGAACATCTACACTCTCTTCTCAGGAAGTGAGGTCCCAATTGCAGCCGAGGATCAGGAAATCATGGACTTGTTTGACCCTTCTGCTCCTCTTCCACCATGGTTCTCCGAGGAAGATCTCTCAGTCTATGCTTCCTTATATGAGAAGTCTGGATTCCAATTTGCATTGCAGGTTCCATACAGGTACACAAAAGTTCCCCCAAGTTGCTGGAAGAAATGTGAAAgcttcttttttacttttgaaattGCCTTTAACACCATCCAACCCTTTATGATTCAAGAACCAAATACTGggtaaagaaaaatgaattaggAATCCTCTCATTGGCCTTATAGTGATTTCCATTAATGTAAATAGTCAAATTGGGTGAAGTAAGGTAAGGCATGACCTCAACCAAATAgttcaaattattttagtcCAAGGGTATGAGgcttatttttttgtagtaaaatcCCAACATGcacctaaaaaatgaataattattcaGTATTAAGAAACTAATGTCTCTTCCTTTCATATAATAAtaggtctcactaattaaatttatgtttGAATTAAACATTCACATGAGAGTAGAGAGCATTGCTTTAGAGTTAGAAGAATATTGTATAATTTTCCTAGGAAAACAGATCACCTAACTCTATAAAGTTCTGATGAAACCAATAAGATGTTCCAAAAGTATGACATTGCTTGAGGTAACTATACATTTGACTGGTTGGTCCATTGGGCAGGACTTTAAATGTGGATTGTGGAATAACTGAGCCGATAGTCAAAGCTCCAACGCTGCTGATTATGGGGGAGAAGGATTATGTACGGAAATTCCCAGGGATCGAGGACTACATAAGGAGTGGAGCCATGAAGCATGTTGTACCAGATTTAGATATCATATTCATGCCTGAAGGGAGCCATTTTGTCCAAGAGCAACTTCCAGATCAGGTGAATGAGTTCATCATCACCTTCCTCGGAAAACATAGTGCCTGGGGAGGATGCTATATAAGTACCCCAGGTGTAAGAATAAAATCTATGCTAGAAAATATTGTATCCATGGGCAGCGAGGACTAAATCTTTCTTGTGCAACTTTGTCGTCTACATGTGCTTAGCTTAACAGATATTCCAAATGGTTTTAAATACATATGGAGCTGGATTTCttgcattttggtcatttggtGTCAATTTCGGTCAGATTAATATACTCCTGCTTATGGAATTCACTCAACCAAGTTAGTCCCACTGATTCTGGTGGGCCAAACCAGACCATGAAACATTATCAAAATCGTTAAAATGGAATTCATTCAATCAAGTCAGTCCCACTGATAAGGAgaattgctttttctttttgggtaagggAGGGCGTAGGCAGGTTGAACCCATGACATTACATTACACAATGTGAGGTACTCTTAagcacaataaatttttatacatAAGGCCTACCTTccattgtaaaaatatttttggagaTCATAAGCCGGAAACTTACCCTGAGAGGGATCGATCATGTCAAGAAAAAGATAAGCCATACCTCCCATCCCTTCGAACAATGAGTAGGGGTTATCACCTCCATGCATGTTTCCCTCTGATATGAGCTTGTGAGCTCTATTAAGTAGAAAGCAAGCAAAAGCTTTGGCTCTGCATAAGAACTCCACATTGTAAGTTGGTAAAGTGAGAGGAACACATATGCATTCCCACTAATACCATGGCAAATCCTGACTCGCTTGAGCAGTCCGCGGTTCCACACTACCTCTGCAGCATCTGCAGCTGCTTCCAGAAATTCCTTATCTCCAAAAACCTGCGCATTTGACacagtttttattcaatacacgcaatcaagaaaaaagatctgagaaaaaaaaaaaaaatcaatctatgATAAAGAGACTGAGAATTTAGTTTCACTAACTAAGAGAAGTACAACAGTACACATTTTCTTAATTAAGTTAACTACAACAGTAGTCTTCCCTTGAATAAAACTGACATACCTGGGCTGCATGCCCTCGGCATTTTCTAATTAActtatccataaaaaaaagatatatgcCTTTTCCCATGTCACCACATGATTGATGCAACACAAAATGgttcttctttatcatttttaagtctcaacagaaaataaatttcaacaCATTCTACTCAGGACTGTCTTAAGGAGAACTTTAGAGGAAAAATGACCAATTATAAAGTTATTGTAAGCTAATGAAACACATTTTATGCATTATCAGGCCACTGGAAATAATTCTAGTCGGAAATGGAAGTCATTCCTCCATGGATTCTTAGCCAATCAGACCAACTtccaacacccccccccccccctttttttatctctttcctctttttgCAGGGGtcaaaaaacatataattactTACCTACTTAAAGGTTCAAGACAAAGAGTTAGAAAAGCTTTAGGTATTATATTATTGAAGATACCCAACCTATGATTGTGGAAAGCGAAAGCAAAGCTTATGAAACAGCACTGTGAGAACTTCCTTAAGTTGTTCAATGAATTTCGCCAACGACTGTAATCACACATGGCACTTTGACAGTCAAGGATACAGGGAAACAAAATTGAAGATACCCAACCTATGATTGTGGAAAGCGAAAGCAAAGCTTATGAAACAGCACTGTGAGAACTTCCTTAAGTTGTTCGATGAATTTCGCCAACGACTGTAATCACACATGGCACTTTGACAGTCAAGGATACAGggaaacaaaattacaaatggtttgcacaaaaagaaaagaacttccCATCAGAGAGATCTTACCCTAGCTTCTTTGACGAGTGTGAGAGCAACTCCAGGAGCTCCATGACACCAATGCACAAGAACATCTCTCTTTATATCCTCTTCACTTGCAGGGTAGTTCCCACTGGGGAATTGATTGTTGATCATGTACCTAAGAGTGCCCTTGACATCCTCGACCTCATCTGGTTTCAAATCCATGTCCATCAAAACATGCATTATCCCTGTCAATCCATGTGCTGCACCCCAATACTTTTCTCCATACCATTCAAACATTAATGGGCATCTTCCACTCTTAGCCAATTCTCTTCCATTCTTGATGATTTCATTCACAACTGAACACTACACACATGTTTACCAGAATATCAGTGCCACTTCTAATGAAACAAATAACAATATCCAAGATCGTTTAGTAACTCATGATGCAAGTCTTACAGTGTAGGTAGAAGGAATCGTCCCTGCGCCCATATGTTTGTTTATGAACAAACATGCCCATAAGTATCCAACTCTCCCATATAACAACTCATCAGGAAGATTTCTGGGAAGCTTAATCTATACTCATAAGTCAAACCATTAGTTAACACTGACAAACAAGTTCTGAGCAACCAATTAATGCAACTGTTATTTAACAAATGCCATTAGAATACCTCTCTAAATTGAACTAAATAGCAATTTAGCAACTGTTCATCACGGGCATGCTTTGCCAACACAGCCCCAAGAGCACATACACCAGCTCGCCCGCATAGAAAAGTCACATACCTACCATCAATGTATCACACAAAGCACCCTAACTCAAATGAGCATGCTATCACCCAAAAAAGCCATAATAAAGTGTTCAACTATGAGTGGCGGTGGCggagaaaaaataatagttcCATGAGTGTCAATTATGTCCACTAAATGTAGCCAACCACTTTAGcaaagtgaaatttgttatgaaaaaagTTATGTCCGTAGCCTTACTAATATTAAGTGCATGCAAAGCAAGAGAGCAAGTCAGGAGAGTGCCTTGAATTGAAAGAAGTGGTCTGGGCCGGCCCAAGGCCTAGGCaacttaggcctaggcctaaggcccccaccacaaaaaaaattttaccctTTACAAAAAAAGCCCCACATCATTGTAAAAggctcaaaattttataaaaattaagaattttttcaaattattgtgcactttttattattagtgaTGTAGGgatatcacaaattttattatagatttaCAAACTGACATGTTACCAATCACAAAAAGgaattttaaatattcattaattACATTATTGAAACTCATCCTTCACTTATTGTTATATtatattgtgaacattttgtagtacttttaatattttccttttttatttctaacaaggctttaaatttttttttttttttttttttgcaaatgtgttaaatcatcaatgATGATTAATCTCCCTTAATAGTTTGAAACTTTAATATTAGTAAACTAATTTAGTACAAAGCCACACATCAATTAAGATCATAGATTATAAATGTAATTAACTATGTATTGttatatatacaagataaattaattttcttttaaaaaaaattctttttgttaaattaaattttcaactataaattcaattctttatatgaaattaaccttaattttagttagtattattcattaaattatgtatttaatatatcaaattaacctcaatttaattaatattaaataattttatttaattaatatttatatataaaagtcccatatatatatatatatatatatattcgacTTAGGCCCAAATTAGGTTGGGCCAGCGCTGGAAGCGGTGTCACAAGCCTTAACAATCTGAGAGTAGAGAGCAAGATCATTGCGGTTGTTAGTGAGTAGATAAGCTCTGAAGAGGAAAAAAGCCATCCCAAGAGTCCCACAATACAGCGTAAAGTCTTGAACTTGTTGCCCAGTCATACCCCACGTCTCCAAAGTTATCTGAAACAAATCCACATACACTTGGTAGGCATAAGAGACAAAGAAAGTAGTGAGTAAATAAAAGAGATGGATACGGTTTCTTTGAGGTCCAAAGCGGCGCGTTTGAAACgctgagagagagaagagtaaGGCATGGAGAGGAGCTTCATGAGAGAATCTTGGGTGACAACTACTGGCTCTTTTCCTTCTTCGTCTTGGGTTTCAGCTGTTGCTTCTGCTACGAAGTCTGGCATTACGTTTGGGAAGAAACGGTCCGCCATTTTCTCCAATTCGGGCTTCAAAACTCAGTGTCAGTGGCTCCGTTAcgaggagagagagaggtgaagaGTTGAGGAGCTAAGGTAGGTGATTGACTTCTTAGAACCGCGACACAGTCATCGAGGTTGAGAAGCTGAGCTGATCAGAGCATGAGCTCGCTACACGTTGAAAAGATTTTGCACTACGTGGCAGACTTTAAGATTTCTCACCTCCGAGGTTCTTTTTGTCTTATCGCGAAAAGATTTGATACATGGCCCGGACCAGCCCAATCTAATTGTAGTCGAACTGCTTGACGATTCTagaatttttcccttttattatttattttttaaatatttgtggGCTAGGTTGTCCATGTGTTTGGGATGGATCAGGTTTGGGTTCAACTTGGATCTAATACGACCTCATCAGGTGGAGCATAGTTCAACCTACGATGATTGGAGAGGTTGATCAAATCGGATCTTCAACAGATGGCGGTCGATTCCTTCGAGTTTGTCAGGCAGTCAAGTCTTTGGGTGGGTTGGATGCCCTTTTTATTGACGACGATTTTAGATTTTGAATCTTCGCATGAGAGACTTCAGGGTTAATATCTCTATAATGTGCTTTCAAGAATGATATGTATGAAAACAATCAAAGACATTTGGTTCTTGTTTCAGATAGTAATTTCTGGGGACCAGTTGTCATTCGTTTAGTCTTGTCTCATTTAGTTATGTTATATCATTTTAATCTTGGGATTATAATCGTAATGggtttaattttattgattgcCAAAGGGTGATATTTTTAGGTTGGGAAATCGTGAATAAAAGTGCGTGTGTTTTATGTGTTAAACAATGTGTTTTTAAGTACAAGACTTAGTATCTGCTTGGATTCACATCTGTGTTTTGCTTctgcgctttttttttttttttttttttttttttttttttttttttttttcaagccaCAATTTTTGACTATTCTCATGTGAACAGTGCATccatgtactgttcacgggttctataaattttacttttcagctactttttcattaaaaataggttccatggcactattcacacatttaaaaattattttgttatcgtgttttcaattttcaacaaacataagttgtatccaaacagacccttagtctCAGAATAACTCAAGAAGAAAGGAAGTAATTGGATTCTCGACAGTTTTGTCGATAGCTTGTCAATCCATCGAGATTAATTGCTATGGCCTCTTGACCATGGTTTTCAAACCCGGatcgttcattgaaccgtaaaagaaagaggttcaagatttttgaggtcgaaccggggtcgaatcgtgatgacgtcataattaatttaataattattttaaatatatataaaaacattaaattaataaaaaaatagaaaaattaactaaaatagtctaATTCATTTAGAGAaacttatttctaaaaaatacataaaacttaCGAAAATACAGTACACAACTACACATTGTTACACACTGTGTGCATAAACTGTACATTATTTCTCATAACTACACACTGTGTGCATAAACTATATGCATAAACTGTATGCATAAAACAATGTTAATTCAAATATAAACTGTGCATAAactatgtttgtgtttgtgtttgtgtttggattaacATAAACTGTGTGCATAAAACATTGTTAATCCAAACATAAACTGTACAAACACTATATGCATAAACTGTGTGCATTAATAGTGTTTGTTAATCCAAAATACAATTACACGTTGTTTCTCATAATACAACTACACATTGTGTGTGTACAACCTTGTTTCTCATAATAATGTTTTCCAAGTTACAGTACACAAACACAACTACACATTGTTTCttccaaaaatacataaaaacttatttttaaaaaacaataataaaacttCAAACCCCAAGTTACACACTGTGTCTTACAAAAAGATATAGAAACTAtctctaaaatacaaaatagaacttcaaagttcaaacaaaattattatgatCAAAAACCATAAATGTCATGATAGTTATCATGCTCATCATCATTCCCTAGAAATCCAGGAGGAGGGCCAATAGGTTGTCCAAGTGTTCCCAATCAATTCCTTCAACCTCACTGCTATCATCTATAGATTCTATACACAagtttgaacaaaataaaaagaaaaatcattataaTGTTTACacaagtttgaaaaaaataaaagaaaaatcactatAGGTTATCAAATTGTTTACATATAAACTAACCTTCAATATTAGAAGAAGGCCCTGCACTTGCTGGATATGCACCCTCTTCATAAATTGCATTCTCCAACTCTTCATAATTAAGATATGGGTCTACCTCTtccacaaatacccaaaaattaGTTTTATCGATACTTGCATAATCAATGGggtcaaaattaaactttttgttgtaaagcttgcatcataaaatgtcatgctcattattggaatttgaacataattagtaactaacaattacattatataaatgacttcttaaaaattaatataatgacAAGATATAGCATTTAGTTACCTATGTCTCAATCGCAAGTTATGATGAACAAACACAAGATCATTGAGCCTTTGATGCTCCAATCTATTTCTCCTCTTAGAATGTATTTGGTCAAATAAACTCCAACAACGCTCACATCCAGAAGAGACGGAAGTTTGGCTAAGGATTCTAATTGCCAATTTTTGCAAGTTTGGAGCATTAGCACCCCACAACTCCCACCATTCATCTGATTTTCATAAGACAATGTAATCAAATATTaatcaacataaacaaacaaactttcaATTGAATAATCACTTTAGTTATTCTAACTATAGTGACAAAACTAACTTTCaacatgaataaaaaaaattaagatttgtttaTAGTATTAAAGTAAACTAATTACTTCTCACTTGGATGAGTGGTCGTGCTTGTTGACAATGCAAGAACTCTATCAAAGCTCCCAATAAGGTCTCGAAAATATTGGGTTTCCTTAATTACCTTTTCTTTGTCACCATCATATTTTGTCCCAATGTAGTCCAAAACAACCATATTTACTACTGGTTTCCGACAAAAATTCTCCTCATCATATTGAAAAGTGGGATTTAACCAATATGCAGTAGCATGAAGATCTTTACGCAAATGTTTGTCCCAACGGTTTTTTATAATTGAGGTGTATGGCTTGTACAAGTGCTTCTTTATTCGGAAGATCTTCTTGATTCCCAACCGTGTTCTATCCATGCCCTTATACACATATCCTATTGCAGGCCTTTGATCAGAATCAACAATCCATAACAAACGAATGAATGGCAATGAAATCTTGACAAGAACATTAATATCATCCCAAAAAGAATTATCCAAAATGATAGAAACTACTTCTTTTGCCTTTGACTCTCTTGCCAATCTATTGTCCACAAAGAACTTGTTAGTCACTAAGGCTTGCAAGTCATGCTTATGTACATGAAGGCTTCCAAATGAAAGGAAAGTAGTAGCAAATCTTGTTGCTCCTGCACGTACGATATCTGTCCAACCAAGTCTCTTCCTCAACCAAGCAATCAAAACCAcatgattataaataaaaactgtaACTTTGGATGCACGTTTTTTGAGTCTCTCCACATGAGACATGTCTCCTATATCCTGCAACACAAGATTCAGGCAATGTGCTGCACAAGAAAACCAActaatagttttatactttttacACAACAATTTACCAGTAGATACATAATTGGAAGCATTATCAGTAACCATGTGAACTATGTTTTTTGGACCAACCCATGTAACTActtcatcaaacaatttaaacaAGTTTCTAGTACTCTTCACAATATCTGAGGCATCAACTGATTTTACAAATACCATTCCCCTAGGACAATAAACAAGGAAATTAATCAAGGACCTATGTTTAGTATCTGTCCAACCATCAGCCATAAGTTTACATCCAACTTCTGCCTAATGCCTATGTTGTGACTCAACCAACAACTAAACCTCTTTCTTTTGATCCCTCAACAAAGGGACTCGTACAACATGATAAGATGGACCTTTGTAACCAGGACCAGCAGCAACTATGGCATCAATCATCCTTTGGTAGTACACTGAATTCACTACATTAAAAGGAATGTAATTGTCATACAGAAACCTTGCAATAGCCGTATCAACTTGCCTTACCCTTTCCTTACTTTGGAACACACTTTTAAGACCAGGTTGAGCTCCTAGAGTAGTTCTTGGAGCAAAGTAATTATCCACTGGCTTTATACCCTTTATTTTACCTAAAATGGGTTTTTTAGGCAACCCACTACTAAATACTTCTTgaacatcttcatcttcttgcaTATCACTATTTGTGGAAGGCACACTAAACATTTCTTCTTGGCGTTGTTTCTCAGCTTTTGTCTTCAACTCAAACTCCTTCACATATTCCAACATTTGATATCTCACATCATGAGAAACCTTTTTACACGATCCAATATCACCTTTTATCCTCGCAAGGTGTTTTTTCATCCTATCAATACCCCCACCTTTATATGTTTGCCTACAATCCACACATGTAAAAGTATTCCGTCCCTTCTCATCCGCTCTAAGGCTAAAATGTTCCCAAGCCAGATCAACATTTTCCCTTACTCTTGAGCTAGACTCCACTACATTGGAATCAACTTCATGTGATGGAGTAGACCCGGTCTCTGTTTCCATTTTAATCTAAAAGACTAAACAACCAATCAAACACGCATAGACccatcaatttttaaaatacagATAGTCAAAGAATCACAACTTCATACACAAAGTCAAATTAACAAACTAATATACACAGAGTCATAGAGTCAaagaaacttgattttgttaCAATTTATACACACATGAACTCAAAGAGGGTATGCATAGGCTGGATCAGATTGAATTCGAGATAACTTTAATCCCAACTTTACCTCCTTGGGTTTAGAAATCTCTAATCCAACCAACCTAACCCTATCCCATTTCCCATAGAGGCAAATTGAGTTGGGTTTAGTCATTGGTTTGAGGCCATTTTATTAAgcttaataataaataaataaataaattgcatttTCATTCAACTATTTAAAAGTCTATTATTTAATAgataaataattacaatttacacaATTGGGTCTAATCCTAATACTCCAATTTCATCACAAGTAATTCTCAAGAcatcaaaataacaaatttaaacaaataaatcccaaaatataaaacaaatcaaattgtcaaattttgggtcagttttgaaattttggtcGACCCGAATCCTGACCCAACCCAAGctttaaaccaaataaaaaaaaaaaaaaaaaaagttccaacCCATCAGCTTACCAATAATGTTTTCAACACGGAACTTGAAAACATTATTAGTCGAATGAAAACATCAAACGAGGTTGTcgaaatttacttttttttttttttaaatacaacaAACAAGGATCTAATGTAAATGGTTGTGAAACATATATTTCATGAACCAATCAATAATCCTAGTATTCTgctagagagaaagagagagag of Quercus lobata isolate SW786 chromosome 8, ValleyOak3.0 Primary Assembly, whole genome shotgun sequence contains these proteins:
- the LOC115958631 gene encoding uncharacterized protein LOC115958631, producing MEKIQHSHVEVRGLKLHVAQIGSGDKVVVFLHGFPEIWYTWRHQLIAVANAGYRAIAIDFRGYGLSDQPPEPEKANFNDLVDDVVGLLDSLGINKAFLIGKDFGALPAYMVAAVHPERVSGVITLGIPFMLPSPSAVQNHQLPQGFYITRWQEPGRAEADFGRFDAKAVVRNIYTLFSGSEVPIAAEDQEIMDLFDPSAPLPPWFSEEDLSVYASLYEKSGFQFALQVPYRTLNVDCGITEPIVKAPTLLIMGEKDYVRKFPGIEDYIRSGAMKHVVPDLDIIFMPEGSHFVQEQLPDQVNEFIITFLGKHSAWGGCYISTPGVRIKSMLENIVSMGSED